From the genome of Colwellia psychrerythraea 34H, one region includes:
- a CDS encoding UPF0758 domain-containing protein: protein MLKESRFKESALNESPLNQNALKNWPEMERPREKLVSLGSSSLSDAELLAIFLRTGVRGCNVVDLARQLLKSFGSLGAIFAASQEDFCARHGLGMAKYVQLQACLEMSKRYLAENIKDIDCSLTSSQATRDYLLSELRLETREIFAVLFLDIIPVKTSYYFNLH from the coding sequence ATGTTAAAAGAATCAAGGTTCAAGGAATCAGCGTTAAATGAATCGCCTTTAAATCAAAACGCCTTAAAAAATTGGCCTGAAATGGAAAGGCCACGAGAGAAACTAGTCAGTTTAGGTTCATCAAGCTTAAGTGATGCTGAGTTGTTGGCTATATTTCTTCGCACAGGAGTTAGAGGTTGCAATGTGGTTGATCTTGCTAGGCAACTATTGAAGAGCTTCGGTAGTCTTGGTGCAATATTTGCGGCAAGCCAAGAAGATTTCTGTGCAAGGCATGGACTCGGAATGGCAAAGTATGTGCAATTACAAGCCTGTTTAGAAATGTCTAAACGTTATTTAGCAGAGAATATTAAAGACATAGATTGTTCATTAACTTCTTCACAAGCGACACGTGATTACTTACTCAGTGAGTTGCGCTTAGAAACTCGAGAAATATTTGCTGTGCTTTTTTTAGATATTATACCCGTAAAAACCTCATACTATTTTAATCTTCATTAG
- the gmtY gene encoding gamma-mobile-trio recombinase GmtY has product MTISIQPIKVNVLVRIDNTDKTYELPAVYVPGEGYLGSFLCYIVKHRTKSKSWKDKAIQAMILLIEYTYANEGCFDTKQQMFEEFTNSLHAGTINKDGDDKTGLRWRPLSVENANALKGHITKFSDHLFKETGGESALLNPIRTATGAEKMVNLAAYHHKKNAVFLSHLFDKNKNNDIDTSRNVRNRKEFRTPQVDQSVNFSEEHIDALLWDGFIQPGSTYLSPVHERYKLAPLLITMLIHYGGIRPCEAFHLYAEDIHLDPSERVVIRVYHPIQGRAPEYYRDQPGNKGATRIEYLNKKYGLDDRFSDSRKAYHAGWKEPALADSKAKFFYVYFAPTEKGILFYQLFKQYMIHQRKVRKLGGQDTKHAPEAHPFLFTNRNGDPLSMRSFEDFHKEAVKAIGLEAFRANGTSQYCHRHAFKKRLEGMSVPEVLRMDLMHHKSIYSQNEYGKASNQEIYDKLSNANALSSHETALLSNLKNAQ; this is encoded by the coding sequence ATGACTATTTCAATACAACCCATCAAGGTAAATGTTCTTGTTCGTATCGACAATACTGACAAGACCTATGAGCTGCCAGCAGTGTACGTACCAGGTGAAGGGTATTTAGGTTCTTTCCTTTGCTATATCGTGAAACACCGAACCAAAAGCAAGAGTTGGAAAGATAAAGCGATCCAGGCAATGATTCTTTTAATTGAGTACACATACGCAAATGAGGGGTGCTTTGATACTAAGCAGCAAATGTTTGAAGAGTTCACCAATAGCCTGCATGCAGGAACTATAAATAAAGATGGAGATGACAAAACAGGCCTTCGTTGGAGGCCATTATCAGTAGAAAATGCTAACGCTCTGAAAGGACATATTACTAAATTTAGTGACCACCTTTTCAAGGAAACAGGTGGTGAATCGGCGCTTTTAAACCCCATAAGAACAGCGACGGGTGCTGAGAAAATGGTTAATCTTGCTGCCTATCATCATAAAAAGAACGCGGTATTCTTAAGTCATTTATTCGATAAAAACAAGAATAATGATATAGACACCTCACGAAATGTGAGGAACAGGAAAGAATTTAGAACACCTCAGGTTGATCAGTCTGTCAATTTTTCTGAGGAGCATATCGACGCGTTACTTTGGGATGGCTTTATACAACCAGGCAGCACGTACCTATCTCCTGTACATGAGCGTTATAAGCTAGCCCCCTTACTAATCACCATGCTAATACATTACGGTGGCATACGTCCGTGCGAAGCTTTTCATCTCTATGCCGAGGATATTCATCTAGACCCATCAGAGCGTGTCGTGATCAGGGTATATCACCCAATACAAGGGCGTGCACCGGAGTATTATCGCGACCAACCAGGTAATAAAGGCGCTACCAGGATTGAATATCTAAATAAAAAATACGGTTTAGATGATAGATTTTCCGACTCTAGGAAGGCATACCATGCGGGGTGGAAAGAGCCAGCTTTAGCCGACAGCAAAGCTAAGTTTTTTTATGTCTATTTTGCCCCCACTGAAAAAGGAATTTTGTTTTACCAGTTGTTTAAGCAATACATGATTCACCAGCGAAAAGTCAGGAAGCTAGGAGGGCAAGACACAAAACACGCTCCAGAGGCGCACCCGTTTCTCTTCACAAATAGAAATGGCGACCCGCTATCAATGCGAAGCTTTGAAGATTTTCATAAAGAAGCGGTGAAAGCAATTGGGTTAGAGGCATTTCGTGCAAATGGCACTTCCCAATACTGCCACCGTCATGCATTTAAGAAGCGTCTTGAAGGAATGAGTGTACCAGAGGTACTTCGGATGGACTTGATGCACCATAAGAGTATTTATTCGCAAAATGAGTACGGTAAAGCAAGTAATCAAGAAATTTACGATAAGTTGTCTAATGCCAACGCACTAAGCAGTCATGAAACAGCCCTACTTTCCAACCTTAAAAACGCACAATAA
- a CDS encoding VPA1269 family protein produces MSNHRDKFYITWEEASKATIVLDCAYKKDYLEKYKSDPKLPSNPQRSYPEFKEKGGWSAYLSTGDKFYRTWAEASKAAIALGFNRSGHYFNGYKKDPKLHSDPSVHYPDFYKKGGWAGFLGNPVPTPKHETWEEASAAAIKLGITNTHEYKALYKKDPLLPSDPQRSYQDVWDKNGGWSGFFGRQLGSIDTSKMLKVLEIIDIEGYAEIDHVKLPKDPLKTYDLETFEELLTLKVYDLAQVKAYCERKGFQEVAEYRKASSDQQHLNNATPIGIKGYVSGKSIISKLTNFERATKEHPDYSQWFDMAIKFALLGKNIRKKKVILFNFVMEYLVDLEQPTQPAAFFARKHAPPLLTSFMEKQPKFAQSITGINILKDFIEDTFHRCCQDEDDDGISVVLPGFINKWSRIISTVEPVKIDRPDKSEKWPLAMNYIDRAAKFLVPDSAKTFQDVMQLECDWFIVDESIIDKDDLNCVWRTKMINSGYGKKMRYQMWSPVRTLALFVLFSMPLRGQQICWLDSGEADTEIPIINAQDEVVWVKNDHHLINDVNKRTERQGFLRRFKDAKKTTVTNDKGIEETRREDIIGSYITTNKTSKDGKGYEVAYMPIHLIKWMIRLREWQSKYNPIDKLTSWESVALINEKNNKILKAMKSQAFLFRDPDTLHAEDKCQPIGRDKAMSNTFSWVLYQIQDKDIPLAYLPEGKSDCQMNNYKSDFTPHGMRVSFISAYILDAKLPISIVAALVGHASIVMTIYYTVTTNQDYYEMLSAGHQAALTAAPARIAGLIKNKQLKLSSSDFFDSNGQPVKPMYDKAPYAALGFKDFGICPVACSKCHEGGDEVKPGLNVFGPVRSGYLGPSNCFVCRFFITGPGYIGGLKTMLAEVGLEAKESGKRMEKFREEREELEYLQYRSRKDDLPFEHEAKLNNILTLHQQEQEKFDALSYDASTIAIMGYRCSKLLQNQSENAENKGHQLILQEGNPMLGVKIDEVSEFAHMTEICQNAEIYACANPSRALPKRTKMLDMFALNNGFSPKIFLLSDEDQLKVGNQITSIMLNRLNGSWDDAERLMDGTVTLKDLGLSGKEIMEPVTLALNHWTPEAQVRIEVINV; encoded by the coding sequence ATGAGCAACCATCGGGATAAATTCTACATAACTTGGGAAGAAGCCTCTAAAGCAACCATCGTTTTGGATTGTGCTTATAAAAAAGACTACCTTGAAAAGTATAAAAGCGATCCCAAATTACCATCCAACCCTCAAAGAAGTTATCCTGAGTTCAAAGAGAAAGGGGGATGGTCTGCTTATTTAAGTACAGGTGATAAATTCTACAGAACGTGGGCAGAAGCCTCTAAAGCAGCCATTGCTTTGGGTTTCAATCGCTCCGGTCATTACTTCAACGGATATAAAAAAGACCCTAAATTGCACTCAGACCCATCCGTTCACTACCCCGACTTCTATAAAAAAGGTGGTTGGGCTGGCTTTTTGGGGAATCCAGTGCCTACTCCAAAACACGAAACTTGGGAAGAAGCTTCTGCTGCGGCTATAAAGTTAGGCATAACAAACACTCATGAGTACAAAGCGTTATATAAAAAAGACCCCCTACTGCCATCAGACCCTCAACGGAGCTATCAAGATGTATGGGATAAAAACGGGGGGTGGTCAGGCTTCTTTGGTAGGCAATTGGGCTCTATTGACACAAGTAAGATGCTCAAGGTGCTAGAAATAATCGATATAGAAGGCTATGCGGAAATAGACCATGTGAAGCTGCCGAAAGACCCGCTAAAAACATACGATTTGGAAACGTTTGAAGAACTATTGACGCTTAAAGTGTATGACTTGGCGCAAGTCAAAGCCTACTGCGAACGAAAAGGGTTCCAAGAGGTGGCTGAGTATAGAAAAGCTTCCAGTGACCAGCAGCACTTAAACAACGCCACACCTATAGGTATCAAAGGGTATGTTTCGGGCAAATCTATCATCAGTAAACTTACTAACTTTGAGCGAGCAACAAAAGAACACCCCGACTACTCCCAGTGGTTTGACATGGCTATTAAATTTGCACTTTTGGGTAAAAACATCCGAAAAAAGAAGGTGATACTCTTTAATTTTGTTATGGAATACTTAGTCGATTTGGAGCAACCGACACAGCCAGCAGCTTTCTTCGCAAGGAAGCATGCACCGCCACTTTTAACCAGTTTTATGGAAAAGCAGCCTAAGTTTGCACAATCTATAACTGGAATCAATATATTGAAGGACTTCATTGAAGACACATTTCATAGATGTTGCCAAGATGAAGACGATGATGGGATATCCGTGGTATTGCCAGGGTTTATTAACAAATGGTCTCGAATAATATCAACTGTTGAGCCAGTTAAGATAGACAGGCCGGATAAATCCGAAAAGTGGCCGTTAGCGATGAATTATATAGATCGTGCGGCTAAATTTCTCGTCCCTGACAGCGCCAAAACATTCCAAGATGTGATGCAACTGGAATGTGACTGGTTCATCGTCGATGAATCCATCATCGATAAGGATGATCTCAATTGCGTTTGGCGAACCAAGATGATCAACTCCGGATATGGCAAGAAAATGAGATATCAAATGTGGTCACCCGTTAGAACTCTTGCGTTGTTTGTACTCTTTAGTATGCCGCTCAGAGGCCAGCAGATTTGTTGGCTCGATTCTGGCGAAGCAGATACGGAAATTCCGATTATAAACGCACAAGACGAGGTCGTATGGGTTAAAAACGACCATCACCTTATCAACGACGTCAATAAACGCACTGAAAGACAGGGTTTCTTGAGGCGCTTTAAGGATGCGAAGAAGACAACCGTAACCAACGACAAGGGTATCGAAGAAACTCGGCGTGAGGATATTATCGGCTCTTACATCACAACCAATAAAACCAGTAAGGATGGAAAAGGCTATGAAGTGGCATATATGCCTATCCACCTCATTAAATGGATGATTAGATTGCGAGAGTGGCAATCAAAATATAACCCCATCGATAAATTAACCTCTTGGGAATCGGTAGCACTAATAAACGAAAAGAATAATAAAATACTGAAGGCAATGAAATCACAGGCGTTTTTATTCAGAGACCCAGACACATTGCACGCAGAAGATAAATGCCAACCTATTGGTCGAGATAAAGCTATGTCCAATACTTTTTCCTGGGTGTTATACCAAATACAGGATAAAGATATTCCGTTGGCATATCTTCCAGAAGGAAAAAGTGATTGTCAAATGAATAATTACAAGAGTGATTTCACGCCACATGGCATGCGTGTTTCGTTTATCAGCGCCTATATTCTTGATGCAAAACTGCCCATCTCAATTGTTGCCGCACTTGTTGGGCACGCTTCAATAGTAATGACGATTTATTACACAGTGACCACGAATCAAGATTATTATGAGATGCTCAGTGCTGGACACCAAGCCGCACTAACGGCAGCTCCTGCAAGGATTGCTGGCCTGATCAAGAATAAACAACTCAAGCTTTCTAGTAGTGACTTTTTCGATTCAAACGGACAGCCCGTTAAACCAATGTATGATAAAGCGCCTTACGCCGCACTCGGGTTTAAAGACTTCGGGATTTGCCCTGTTGCGTGCTCAAAGTGTCATGAGGGTGGGGATGAAGTCAAACCAGGTTTGAATGTCTTTGGCCCTGTACGCTCTGGCTACCTTGGCCCCTCAAATTGCTTTGTCTGTCGGTTTTTTATTACTGGCCCTGGTTATATTGGTGGGTTGAAGACTATGCTCGCAGAAGTGGGTTTAGAAGCCAAAGAGTCTGGTAAGCGTATGGAAAAATTTCGTGAAGAGAGAGAAGAGCTTGAATACTTGCAGTATCGCTCAAGAAAAGATGATTTACCCTTTGAACACGAGGCTAAGTTAAATAATATTTTAACGCTACATCAGCAGGAACAGGAAAAGTTTGATGCTTTATCTTATGATGCTTCAACAATTGCGATCATGGGCTATAGATGCAGTAAACTACTTCAAAATCAGTCAGAAAACGCTGAGAATAAAGGCCACCAATTAATCCTACAAGAAGGCAACCCTATGCTTGGTGTCAAGATAGATGAAGTTTCTGAGTTCGCTCACATGACAGAAATTTGTCAGAACGCTGAAATTTATGCTTGTGCCAACCCGAGTCGAGCGTTGCCTAAGCGCACGAAAATGCTTGATATGTTCGCATTGAACAATGGATTTTCACCTAAAATTTTCCTGTTATCAGATGAAGATCAACTTAAGGTGGGCAACCAAATAACCAGCATCATGTTGAATCGGCTCAACGGCTCATGGGATGATGCAGAAAGGTTGATGGATGGCACCGTAACGCTGAAGGATTTAGGACTTTCCGGAAAGGAAATAATGGAGCCAGTTACCTTAGCTTTGAACCATTGGACTCCCGAAGCACAGGTTCGAATTGAGGTGATTAATGTATAA
- the gmtX gene encoding gamma-mobile-trio protein GmtX — translation MYNEKIEDVINSVKADASSTISQKIDVLVGICESQIERGSSDFSVTMIGKLFKKQGGVAAQAIRNKTGAKYKAVISAFEKYHGMQLAALNNAPNSNLPDWVVKITDSNARWLVKDLIEENARLTRTLQAHKIRDKEHAQLVDMRPKFNAPTLVTKALDDFEVKLLSEFFSEDNLEQLGLAPDERGCLVDSSEGKRAITPPGFIDIINKLCGYDSQGNSLALKTSVKRNKNG, via the coding sequence ATGTATAACGAAAAAATAGAGGATGTTATCAATAGTGTAAAGGCCGATGCATCATCGACCATATCGCAAAAAATTGATGTGCTTGTTGGAATATGTGAATCACAAATAGAGCGCGGCTCCAGTGATTTTTCAGTGACAATGATCGGCAAGTTATTCAAGAAACAGGGCGGGGTTGCGGCTCAAGCGATACGTAATAAAACGGGAGCGAAGTACAAAGCGGTTATTAGCGCATTTGAGAAGTATCACGGCATGCAACTAGCCGCGCTCAATAATGCGCCTAATAGTAACCTCCCCGATTGGGTAGTGAAAATTACTGATAGTAACGCACGCTGGTTAGTTAAAGACTTGATCGAAGAGAACGCACGCCTAACCAGGACGTTACAGGCACATAAAATACGGGATAAAGAGCATGCACAACTAGTTGATATGAGACCCAAGTTTAATGCTCCTACGCTAGTAACCAAGGCTCTTGATGACTTTGAGGTTAAGCTTTTGTCGGAATTCTTTAGCGAGGACAATCTGGAGCAATTAGGTTTGGCTCCTGACGAAAGAGGATGCTTGGTCGACAGCTCGGAAGGAAAACGGGCAATAACTCCACCTGGATTTATCGATATCATTAATAAATTATGTGGTTACGACAGTCAAGGCAACAGTTTGGCACTGAAAACCTCAGTAAAAAGGAATAAAAATGGTTGA
- a CDS encoding ATP-dependent DNA helicase, with translation MNAIPNVTIRVTKVLATYNSGKMRFSGVPVCPNTHQKLSKRDFYLITATPEQAVFEPEIGQVWKINGEAYTEEKPSYKKHGVDLFHEIRRAKQCVCVLPKTEDAFIAFIKEIAAFKGVGAKWAKKLWTEFKLETLKHMEHRRAATLETVVTPNIAKSLINGYSKYRNLKYATWLTSKEIPIKIQKMIFEFQPISNEIRIHQSGYKYAIDPRTIIEENPYILASSFSMGFFDVDKLVRRKFEPNILSEDPRRMIAAVSEAIRLCVKGDYETGGHTTVPYKKLLKALTEILQETEQLASIDKSYTKPLFTMEELAITALQAHQKDAYVIYPDGQYQLTPTYLMENVIALRMLNMKSQIVTFGEEESEACKKAFDLSPFPLLSKQKEAVFTAIESSISAIIGGAGTGKTTVLHAVLTAFEALGYVSDASLCPDKTTTNHNIKTMALSCRAAKRMRDCINKSSDGSRRERQISATSIAQFIHQTVIEDAEGKYLVVIDEASMLDVATMYNIITNIHPNVRILLVGDHYQLPPIGGGNVLADVVNSGVIPTVELDIVKRQKGNSGIPEYSKFVREGTVPPKLSSGAVYFHEVESDFIADKCASLFALSPLDSMVVGSTNAVVKEVNKFCQDEVNPDGERYAEGKHSDFIKIVLGGLRQGDSVLFKENISLDVTNGSLGKLVSVECKKDTFGLVVMDDDDIEVRLEEEIMPALMLGYSMTVHKAQGSQFPIVIIALAGGYIDRSWLYTAITRAECELHIVSTKKKLLTAINKPPSALGRRTRLKMLLQEGADQI, from the coding sequence ATGAACGCAATACCAAATGTAACCATTAGGGTAACCAAAGTCCTGGCTACCTACAATAGCGGTAAAATGCGCTTCAGCGGAGTGCCCGTTTGTCCCAATACGCATCAAAAACTCAGTAAACGTGACTTTTACCTCATAACAGCCACACCAGAACAAGCTGTATTTGAACCAGAAATTGGGCAAGTTTGGAAAATTAATGGAGAAGCATACACAGAAGAAAAACCAAGTTATAAAAAGCATGGAGTAGACCTTTTTCACGAAATAAGAAGAGCAAAACAATGTGTTTGTGTGTTGCCTAAAACAGAAGATGCTTTTATTGCATTCATTAAAGAAATAGCTGCATTCAAAGGAGTGGGGGCAAAGTGGGCTAAAAAGCTATGGACTGAATTTAAGCTTGAAACTCTTAAACACATGGAGCATAGACGCGCTGCTACCCTTGAAACTGTTGTAACCCCAAATATTGCGAAATCGCTAATTAATGGCTATTCAAAGTACAGAAATTTAAAATACGCAACATGGCTAACGTCTAAAGAAATCCCCATTAAAATTCAAAAGATGATTTTCGAATTCCAGCCGATTTCAAATGAAATAAGAATCCACCAAAGCGGCTATAAATACGCAATTGACCCTCGCACTATAATTGAAGAAAATCCGTATATTCTAGCTAGCTCTTTTTCCATGGGATTTTTTGACGTTGATAAGTTAGTGCGCCGAAAGTTTGAACCAAACATACTCTCGGAAGACCCTAGAAGAATGATTGCAGCTGTGAGCGAAGCTATCCGATTATGTGTAAAAGGAGATTATGAAACAGGAGGCCATACAACCGTTCCATACAAAAAACTACTGAAAGCATTGACAGAAATTCTACAAGAAACAGAGCAACTTGCTTCGATTGATAAGTCATACACCAAGCCATTATTCACGATGGAAGAGCTAGCTATTACTGCGCTCCAGGCACATCAGAAAGATGCTTATGTTATCTACCCTGACGGTCAGTATCAGCTTACTCCAACCTACTTAATGGAGAATGTCATTGCGCTGCGCATGCTGAACATGAAGTCACAAATAGTGACCTTTGGTGAAGAAGAAAGTGAGGCATGTAAAAAAGCATTCGATCTTTCACCTTTCCCATTGCTGTCTAAGCAAAAAGAAGCGGTATTTACCGCTATTGAAAGCAGTATCAGCGCAATCATTGGGGGCGCAGGCACAGGTAAAACTACCGTTCTACATGCCGTTTTAACTGCATTTGAGGCGCTTGGGTATGTCTCAGATGCCAGCTTATGCCCAGATAAAACGACGACCAATCACAACATAAAAACAATGGCTTTAAGTTGTCGCGCAGCTAAACGTATGCGCGACTGCATCAATAAATCAAGCGATGGTTCTAGGCGAGAGCGACAAATAAGCGCAACCAGTATTGCCCAATTTATACATCAAACTGTCATTGAAGACGCAGAAGGTAAATACCTTGTAGTCATTGATGAAGCAAGCATGTTGGATGTTGCAACAATGTATAACATCATCACAAATATCCACCCAAACGTGCGAATTTTATTAGTTGGAGACCATTATCAATTACCTCCAATTGGTGGTGGAAACGTTTTGGCAGACGTGGTTAATTCGGGGGTTATCCCTACCGTAGAGCTTGATATTGTCAAACGACAAAAAGGGAACTCGGGAATCCCAGAATATTCTAAATTTGTGCGAGAAGGGACTGTACCACCTAAATTGTCAAGTGGCGCAGTCTACTTTCATGAGGTTGAGAGCGATTTTATAGCTGACAAATGCGCAAGCTTGTTTGCCCTTTCGCCCTTGGATAGCATGGTTGTTGGCTCTACCAATGCCGTGGTAAAAGAAGTGAATAAGTTTTGCCAAGACGAGGTAAATCCTGATGGAGAACGCTATGCAGAAGGTAAACACTCCGATTTCATAAAGATTGTACTTGGGGGGCTACGCCAAGGTGACTCTGTTTTGTTTAAAGAGAACATTTCGCTCGATGTGACGAACGGCTCCTTAGGTAAATTAGTCTCAGTCGAATGTAAAAAAGACACTTTTGGCCTTGTGGTAATGGATGATGATGACATTGAAGTTCGCCTAGAAGAAGAAATAATGCCAGCACTTATGCTTGGATACAGTATGACCGTTCACAAAGCGCAAGGGTCTCAATTCCCAATTGTCATCATCGCCTTGGCAGGGGGTTATATAGATAGATCATGGCTCTACACTGCAATAACTCGTGCCGAATGTGAGCTACACATAGTGAGTACAAAAAAGAAATTACTGACAGCAATTAATAAACCACCAAGTGCTTTGGGTCGAAGAACAAGGTTAAAAATGTTGCTACAAGAAGGGGCAGATCAAATTTAA
- a CDS encoding tetratricopeptide repeat protein has translation METISKEFKSKVSLFWEAFNKNDFESAKTQCNQMKKSFSDEANPHYLLGIIYFEEKRFDKSIIELKLALKKDSERKLGGYIYYVIGLNYSKNTFSNMENLNSIYDIELARNAFESALTYENFNESNITELSQIYRNKFKLIQLFQKGLKKFPTKTSFYIKLSAIYKKNGNISERESLLLDAKENIKSFHILFELGELYLEKSQYKCSREHFYLAEKLREGSGLEFAVQVMIGNTHVNEGNPNLANEYYINAFHKEKNSCNFWFGLFGILASSAETSFADLKNILEEMEVTSQLTIEEWYGEMPLYYGSNYFSFDFPIDEKHLINRLNLFKKQQRDTDILGKIELIKASLYEFSSEDTKYIKCLKSAINYFSQHSYDFIFNKLAARYDYLLSHLQEEGKSVNTLINEIVDYLEDDYSFRKEYIEYLPTIVTILFEEKKHKKIIEIKNIFTEKQIDKADIWFHVGYAFNELGRPKESKYAYECNIKINGECTSTHNNLALLLENEGKNSDAVAMFQKALMINVDDEKLQSNLQNALDKQKAKSLLTYKNEAIDKSFVGAVGLLKSETFFSMETLLNFIDRSKKENSFNDGILSIQDEMFPDLLRTNLVKSLELKNDWLIKNYIALTEEIDEYGIPYYQVNPYLEPEIVKLKRMTVESELPKEWTEGIGNITIFKLDELDYFSIKHKISKINKKFKPLVMRDFNELIFNHLVGNRKAVVVLSGSFVELLLTYYCEKKRIKAVEYTCKDSAKPKKKKLYDCVLFDLISFIEEKRIFGNDFFLLSNLSRVYRNFIHPGVELKNSLDKSKSDLCFISSLEILKKII, from the coding sequence ATGGAAACAATTTCTAAAGAATTTAAATCAAAGGTTTCCCTTTTTTGGGAAGCGTTCAATAAAAACGATTTTGAATCTGCAAAAACACAGTGTAATCAAATGAAAAAAAGCTTTTCAGATGAAGCTAACCCTCACTATTTGCTAGGAATTATCTACTTCGAAGAAAAAAGATTTGATAAATCAATAATTGAATTAAAACTAGCCCTTAAAAAAGATTCTGAAAGGAAATTAGGGGGATATATCTATTACGTTATTGGATTGAATTATTCAAAAAATACATTTTCTAACATGGAAAACCTCAATTCTATTTATGATATAGAATTAGCCCGTAATGCATTTGAAAGCGCATTGACTTATGAAAATTTTAACGAATCAAATATTACTGAACTAAGTCAAATCTATCGTAATAAATTCAAGTTAATCCAATTATTTCAAAAAGGGTTAAAAAAATTCCCTACAAAGACATCATTTTATATAAAACTATCAGCCATCTATAAGAAAAATGGAAACATATCGGAAAGAGAATCATTACTTTTAGATGCTAAGGAAAATATAAAGTCATTTCATATATTGTTTGAACTAGGAGAGTTATATTTAGAGAAAAGCCAATACAAATGTTCCAGAGAACATTTTTATTTAGCTGAAAAATTAAGAGAAGGTAGTGGGTTAGAGTTTGCTGTGCAAGTCATGATAGGTAATACACACGTAAATGAAGGAAACCCCAATTTAGCTAACGAATATTATATCAATGCTTTCCACAAGGAAAAGAATAGCTGTAATTTTTGGTTTGGACTTTTTGGTATATTAGCCAGTAGCGCAGAAACATCTTTTGCAGATTTAAAAAATATACTTGAAGAAATGGAAGTGACTAGCCAGCTAACCATAGAAGAGTGGTATGGTGAAATGCCGCTTTATTACGGATCAAATTATTTTAGTTTTGACTTTCCAATTGACGAAAAGCATTTAATTAATCGTTTAAACCTTTTCAAAAAACAACAAAGAGATACCGATATTTTAGGAAAGATAGAGTTGATCAAAGCCTCGTTATATGAGTTTTCATCTGAAGATACCAAATATATCAAGTGTTTAAAAAGCGCTATAAATTACTTTAGTCAACATAGTTATGATTTTATTTTCAATAAACTGGCTGCAAGATATGATTACTTACTTAGTCATTTACAGGAAGAAGGGAAGAGTGTTAACACTTTAATAAATGAAATAGTTGATTATTTGGAAGACGATTACTCATTCAGAAAGGAATATATAGAATATTTACCAACAATTGTAACTATATTATTTGAAGAAAAAAAACATAAAAAAATCATTGAAATAAAAAATATTTTTACAGAAAAGCAAATTGATAAGGCTGATATTTGGTTTCATGTTGGATATGCCTTTAATGAATTAGGAAGACCAAAAGAATCAAAATATGCTTATGAGTGTAATATTAAGATAAACGGGGAATGTACATCAACACATAATAACTTAGCCTTACTGTTAGAGAATGAAGGTAAAAATTCTGATGCTGTAGCTATGTTTCAAAAAGCATTAATGATTAATGTAGATGATGAAAAGCTGCAAAGTAATCTTCAAAATGCATTAGATAAACAAAAAGCTAAATCACTCCTGACTTATAAGAATGAGGCTATAGATAAAAGTTTTGTCGGGGCTGTAGGGTTATTAAAATCAGAAACTTTTTTCTCTATGGAGACACTGCTTAATTTTATAGACAGAAGTAAAAAAGAAAATTCCTTTAATGATGGGATTTTATCAATTCAAGACGAGATGTTTCCTGATTTATTAAGGACTAATTTAGTGAAATCTTTAGAGCTAAAAAATGATTGGCTTATCAAAAATTATATTGCTCTAACAGAAGAAATAGATGAGTACGGTATACCGTATTATCAGGTGAATCCATATTTAGAGCCTGAAATTGTGAAATTAAAAAGGATGACTGTTGAATCAGAATTACCTAAAGAATGGACTGAAGGTATTGGTAATATAACAATATTCAAGTTAGATGAATTGGATTATTTTTCAATAAAACACAAAATTTCCAAAATAAATAAAAAATTCAAACCACTGGTTATGCGTGACTTTAATGAACTGATTTTCAATCATTTAGTTGGAAATAGAAAAGCTGTAGTTGTATTGTCAGGCTCTTTTGTTGAATTGTTACTCACATATTACTGTGAAAAAAAACGAATTAAGGCTGTTGAATATACATGTAAAGACAGCGCTAAACCTAAAAAAAAGAAATTGTATGATTGTGTATTGTTTGATTTGATTTCTTTTATTGAAGAAAAACGTATTTTTGGAAACGATTTCTTTCTACTTAGTAATCTTTCACGGGTTTATAGGAATTTTATACATCCAGGTGTAGAGCTTAAGAATAGTCTTGATAAATCAAAGTCAGACCTCTGCTTTATTAGTTCATTAGAGATTTTGAAAAAAATCATTTGA